In one window of Hyla sarda isolate aHylSar1 chromosome 1, aHylSar1.hap1, whole genome shotgun sequence DNA:
- the CARTPT gene encoding cocaine- and amphetamine-regulated transcript protein: MESSRRTLLTLLSSTLLLLVLRGSCEETDYLESRSLDFYPPIDNNIHEKELIDALQEVLEKLKSKRLPIFEKKYGQVPMCDAGEQCAVRKGARIGRLCDCPRRTSCNSFLLKCL, from the exons ATGGAGAGCTCCCGCAGGACCCTGCTCACCCTCCTCAGCTCCACACTCCTCCTCCTAGTGCTCAGAGGCAGCTGTGAGGAGACAGACTACCTGGAGAGCAGGTCCCTGGACTTCTACCCCCCCATAGACAACAACATCCATGAGAAGGAGCTG ATTGATGCTTTGCAGGAGGTCTTAGAAAAACTGAAAAGTAAAAGGCTTCCGATATTTGAGAAGAAATATGGACAAGTGCCCATG TGTGATGCGGGAGAGCAGTGCGCTGTTAGGAAAGGAGCGCGGATCGGGAGGCTGTGTGACTGCCCGCGAAGGACCTCCTGCAATTCCTTTCTCCTGAAGTGCTTATGA